The following proteins are encoded in a genomic region of Diabrotica virgifera virgifera chromosome 1, PGI_DIABVI_V3a:
- the LOC114330454 gene encoding tetra-peptide repeat homeobox protein 1-like, whose product MKPLITLWFLVLVAVAINAEAKEKKSAEADDKKQKKRGLLSLGYGYGGDFDNGYHLGQGGYGIDGGYTLGLGQLDLGHTTSIEKTITLVKGVPVPYPVERHIPYPVTKHVPYPVKVLVPQPYPVEKPVAYPVKVHVKVPVPVPQPYPVEKIVHVPVKVPVDRPYPVKVLVPQPYPVEKHIPVPVKVPVPQPYPVEKPVPYPVKVPVHVPQPYPVIKQVPVPVKVPVDRPYPVHVPQPYPVHVIKNIPVPVEKPVPYPVKVHVDRPYPVPVEKPYPVPVKVPYPAPYPVERPVPVPVERPVPYAVKIPVDRPVPYAVERPVAVPVERPVPYPVKVPIAVPVETHHGYSHAGYDDIYDGGYEHGHK is encoded by the exons ATGAAACCTTTG atAACGCTCTGGTTCTTAGTCCTTGTAGCAGTGGCGATAAACGCCGAGGCCAAGGAGAAGAAAAGCGCAGAAGCCGATGACAAGAAACAGAAGAAACGTGGTCTCCTCAGCTTAGGATACGGATATGGTGGAGATTTTGATAATGGTTACCACTTAGGACAAGGTGGATACGGTATTGACGGTGGTTACACACTAGGATTAGGCCAGCTAGACTTAGGACACACTACTTCTATTGAGAAGACCATTACTTTGGTTAAAGGAGTACCAGTACCATACCCAGTAGAGAGACACATCCCTTACCCAGTTACCAAACACGTACCTTACCCAGTAAAGGTTCTTGTACCACAACCATACCCAGTAGAGAAACCAGTAGCCTACCCAGTTAAAGTACATGTTAAAGTACCAGTTCCAGTTCCTCAACCCTACCCCGTTGAAAAAATTGTCCACGTCCCCGTTAAAGTACCTGTCGACAGACCATACCCAGTCAAAGTACTCGTTCCTCAACCTTACCCAGTTGAAAAACACATCCCAGTACCAGTCAAAGTACCAGTTCCTCAACCCTACCCAGTCGAAAAACCTGTCCCATACCCAGTCAAAGTACCAGTCCATGTACCTCAACCTTACCCAGTTATTAAGCAAGTACCAGTACCCGTTAAAGTACCAGTCGACAGACCATACCCCGTCCACGTACCACAGCCCTACCCAGTACATGTTATTAAGAACATCCCAGTTCCAGTTGAAAAACCAGTACCCTACCCAGTCAAAGTACATGTCGACAGACCATACCCCGTACCAGTAGAAAAACCATACCCAGTACCAGTTAAAGTACCTTATCCAGCACCATACCCAGTAGAACGACCAGTACCAGTACCCGTCGAGAGACCTGTACCATACGCAGTGAAAATCCCAGTCGACAGGCCCGTACCTTACGCTGTTGAGAGACCTGTAGCAGTACCTGTTGAGAGACCAGTACCATACCCAGTCAAAGTACCAATCGCAGTACCAGTAGAGACCCACCACGGCTATAGCCACGCTGGCTATGACGATATCTACGATGGTGGATACGAGCATGGTCACAAATAA